CCTCGGGAAAAAACATTCCTGAGAAGATTTTGCCGATGGCTATCGGCCAGGCTATTCAGGACGTTGAAGTCATTCGCTGACGGCGTGAGCGCAGCCCCTGCGCGGTACAACTCGGGCGGCGCCGAAGGACCGGTCAAACCCTCGGTTTGATAATCAAAATCCCGACAATCGATTTGTGCCGGCGCAGGACTTGGCCGCGCCAGATGCGAGTGAAATCCAGCATCCGGACTAGCGGCAGATAGACTATGCTCAACCGCCGGGTCGTCCTCATGACAACAGCGCAACACCGCCCACGCCGCGCTGTAGTAAAGAAGCGTCGATGAAAGGAACGTGGCCAGGAAAGCTTTTAGTTGCCGGTTATTCATACCTGAGATTGAATGGAGCACGATTTATGCCACGACATTTTCATAACCAACCCATAGGACTACGCCAGCAAATCTTCGCGCAATTGCGAGAGCGCCACTGAAATATTTGCAAATGTGCGAACAGTTCCACGGCACTTTCATTCTCCCGAAGAAAGTTTAACGTGAGCCGCCGCCCTGGAAGCGGATGGCAACGACGGTTCTTGTGGAAGCAAGCCTTGGCGCAAAGCTTCAGCATATCCGCTTCGTAGAAAACGTATGAGCAGTATCCACAAGAATATCAGCCCCACACAAACGAAATGGACGTAGCGCCTGTAGCTACCTAGTGAAGCCAAACTCACGAGCAGAATAATAAAACCGGCGCTGGCATCGCCGACTCTTTCGACCACGACATCGAGAAAGGTCTTGATGGATTTTAGTACGCCTGTCGGCACGGCCATATAGATGATCTCCATGCAGCTGCGGTGAATGCTGTTGCGTAGCGTGGCGTCGGCGATTCGCGTCAGCGCGGCGGCAATCAGGCCGGGCCAAATCATGATCGCCAAAGCACCCGTCAACAGCATAACCGGCGTCACATAAAGGCTCGCACTGAGGCCCAGCTTGCTCAGTGTCTTGCCGGTAAGAATCAGCTGCGAGAATAACGTCGCCACGCTGAGCCAGCCGTAATAAGAGCTGAAAAAGCCGGCGAGAGCCAATTTGGACGGGTAAATTTCTTTCGCCGCGGTCTTGAGCTGGAAGTCGATTAACGTCGAAACCACCACGGACACCAAGATCACCGTGGCGATGGTTTTGAGATAAGGAGAGCCGGCGAGACGCGCGAAGATATTTTCGCCATTTACCGTATCCCTCTTAGGCGATACAAATTCCGTCGCAGATGGCGCGTCTCTCAACCTTCGCTGAGTTATGCACAGCAAAACGGACGCCGCCACGTACAGACCTCCGACAACCCAGAGCAAGTGATTGCTCTCGACCGAAAGGTGAACGCTCCACTTGGCGCCGAAGGCCGCCACTACGCCACCGATGGTTCCACCCGCGGTAAGCAGTCCGAACAAGCGCTTGCCTTGGTCTGGATTGAACATCTGGTTGGCTAGCGTCCATAGCTGGGCTACCGCGATAACACTCGCCATCGCCGACCAGATGTAAAACGCATAGTGACTCCAGGCTGGATCGATGTAGGTTAGGAGAAACCAAAAGCCGGCGATCATGAAAACAGTAAGCGTGTTGGTTGCCAAAATGAGCCGGACAAGGGAGACGTGCGCGGTATATCTCGTGTACGTGGCAATAATCACGCCGGCGCAGAGCGCAACCAGAATATAAAGATAGGGCAGTTCCGAAGCTGAATGGTGGCCGAGAAATATGCTATCGCGGAGGATCTTGATGAGATTGTTGGCCGCGATCAGCAAGAAAAGCAGCGCGGCCATCACGCCTAAACGATAGCCCTCCTGCCAGGATTGGATATCGAACCTAGCGAACAGCCTTTGCAACAACGTACAGATCACGCTTTTCTCGTTTTATCGCCAGACAAATTATGGTTGTCTCGGGATTTCTTTCTTCGCGCTATCGGCGCCAAGCCCGCTCAAATCGATACCGTCGGCTCGCAGTTCCGAATCCGTCGCTTGCCGCGCCACGGTTCCCGCCGGATGATCGTACCAGCCGGGATCTTCATCGTAACTCTTCAAGCGGTCGCGCACCTTGAGCAAGGTCATCATGCCGCCCATGGAAATGTAGTCTCCAAACGGCCCGGCTTTGCCTTTCATCGATATCGTATTGTTGGGCATCGGCATGACTTCCGCCATGCGTCCCATGTCCATGCCGTCATGACCCATGCTCATGTAAGCCGGCAGCAACGGCCGGAGTTTTTCTTCCAAGCCGCCCGCCTTCATGCCGACCAGATTAGGAAACTGGTGGCCCATCTGATTCATCACATGGTGCGTCATATGGCAGTGCAGCGGCCAATCGCCGGGGGCGTCGGCGATGAATTCTAAATCGCGGGTCTGGCCGACGCCGATCAGCGCCGTGGTTTCCGGCCATTGTGCCAATAGCGGAATCGCGTCGCCGTCAGTGGCGGTGATGCGGAAGTGATGACCGTGAATATGCAGCGGATGGTGGCTCATGGCGCTCAGATTACCGACGCGCAATCTGACTTTGTCGCCGGTCTTGCACACCAACGGCGCCGTCGACGGAAACACCTTGCCGTTGATGGTGAGGATATTGGCATCGTTCATCTTGAGCGTATTGGGCCGCGCCGTGCCGGCCTCGATCACCCATTCGCTGAGCAACAATGCGAAATCGCGCTCGACCCAATCTTCCGGCGCCGGGTTGCGCGGGTGAACCACGAACATGCCGATCATGCCCATGCCCATCTGGGTCATTTCGTCGTGATGCGCGTGGTACATCAGCGTGCCATGCTGGCGCATCGTCCATTCGTACTTAACGGTCTCGCCCGGTTTGATGTAGGGCTGGGTCAGCCCGCCGACGCCATCCATGCCATTGGGCAAGTAGAAACCATGCCAGTGAATCGCCGTGGCCACCGGCAAACGATTGGTGACGTAAATGCGCACCCGCTCGCCTTCCACCGCTTCGAGCACCGTGGCGTTGACCCGGCCGTTGAAGCCCCAGCATTTGGCGCGCAGGCCGGCGTCGAAGGCATGGTCGACTTCCTCGGCGATGAGGTGAAAAACTTTCACCCCGCCGGAAATTTTGAACGGCAACGCCGCGCCGTTGGGGATCATCACCGGCCGGTAGTCCTTGCCGGGCAGGGCCGGCGGCAAAGGTCTAATGCTCAGCGAACCGCCGGAATAACTTTTCTCCCAGCGTTGGCGAGCTGGCGCCGTTTGCGCCTGTGCTTCTCCGCCGCGGTTTAACAAAAGCGCACCACCGGCCAAACCGCTGGCGGCGAAGCCGAGAATCTCCCGGCGCGATATTTTCTTGCTCATGGTCATACCTCCGACTCAGTGACCTTGGCGTTCCTGGGCCATGGGTTGGCCCTTGGACAAAACATTCTTCATGGCGCTCGATTCCGCGAGCCGGCCGGCGGCGATCTGTTCCATGTCGTTGTGCGCCAGCCAATGATCGCGCAGCGCTTCGACGTAGCCGACGGCGACTTCGATCTGCTGCTCGCGAGCGCGCAGGAGCTGCACCGGCCCCAACTGCATAGCGTTGTAGTGCAGCTGGGTTTCATTGACGATGCGCTCATGGAGCGGCAGCAAAATATCGCGGTAATATAGCGCCCGTTCGCGCGCTTCGTCGAAGCGCTCTTGGGCGGCGCGCGCCTCGGCGCGCATGCGCACCGCCAGGGCGTAATATTCCTGCTGCGCCCGCCGCAGTTCCGCCGCCGCCCGCGCCACCCGTCCTTGTCCTTGGTCGAATAGCGGAATCGGCAGCTCGATCACCGGACCTACTTGCCAGCTGGCTTCGCGCTCAGCGCTCCCTCCGAGCGTCAACTCCGGGATCAATGCAGACGCTTTGTCAAAGCCCAATTGCTCGCCCAGGGCGGCGATGTTTTGCTGGGCCAGCACCAGATAGAGGCTACGAGTCACAGCCAACTGCTCAATCGAACCGCCATCTTGTGCCGCCGGAATCTCCGGCAAGCGCGGCAAGTTACGCCAAGCAGTCTGCCCGCCCCAGACACCCATGCGGATATTCAACAGTTCGCGGCTCTGACGCGCGGCCAATTCCGCGCCGCGCAGCTGCAAACGCGCGCTCCCCGCCAGGGCGCGCTCGCGCAGCAAGTCGAGAGCGGAAATATTTCCGGCGTCATATAATCGCTGGGTGATTTCGCCGGCGGCGTCGAGGGATTGCAAAATCGTCCGGCGCAGATCGACCAGCTGCTCATTGGCCTGATGGGCGTAAAACGCCGCTCGGGTCTGTCCGGCCAGATCCATTACGGCGCCGACCACCCGGCTCTTGGCGGCGTCGAAGCGCGCCGCGGCGACCCGCTGGCGCAGCGGCAAGTAAAGAATATCGAGGAAGCTCATGACCACGCTGAGCTCAAGATCGGGACGGCCACCGGTTACCGGAAACATCACCGCCGCGTTGAATATCGGATTGCGCAACAATCCGGCCTGCACCAGATCGGCCTGGGCGACGCCCAGGTCGGAGTACAAAGCTTGCAGCTCGCGGTTATTGAGGAGCGCGATCTGCACGGCTGCGTCGGCGTTGAGCGGCGCCCTCAGCAACTCGCGCAGCTTCTCGTCGGCGGCGCGATCAAGCTCGGTGCCGTTGTTCCAAGTAGGTTTGACGCCCAAGCGCGCGCCCACCGTTTCACTCACCTCGGTAAAGCCAGCGCGTAGATCGACGGCCACGCAACCGCTCAACCAGAGCGAGGCAACCGCGCCGAAGATGGCGAGAAGGATTCCATTTGGTCTGCGCATAGGAAAAAGCTCCAGGATCTCCGGTCAATTCATTTTGTCGAGCTTGACGATCGCCTTCTTCGGCACATCGATGGTGAAGCGAATTCGGTCGCCGGATTTCACCCCGTCCATCAGCGCCGGCGGCTCGACTCGATAGCCCATAGTCATGGCGTCCATGAAACCTTCGATCTTGCCATGCTCGACCACCAACTGCGCCGCGCTCGGCACCGCGGCGATGACTTTGCCCTCGGCGGTCACGGTCTCCCCGCCCGGCTCCGCAGCCGCCGCCGGGCGCGATAGAGCAGCATCCGCGCGCGTGTAGACGAGCGTCTGGGACAGCGCAGAGCGCGGCACGACCGGCGCATCAGCGTGCGCCGGATGGCTCAGGCTCAACGGTTGTGATACGTAAGCCGCGCAGGCCGGCAGCACCATAGCAGAAAATAAGGCAACTAATTTTTTGTTCATCTTGCTCCTCGTCATCATTTCTTGGCTTTAGCGATCTTAGTGATCACCCGTTTGCCGGTTTCAATCGTAAAGGTAACGACATCGCCGGGATTCAGCCCTTGGAGTTGCGACCGCGATGCGAGCTTGTAGCCCATGATCATCGCGTCCATGAAACCTTTTATTTCCTCATGGTCGATGACCACTTCCTGGGATTGCGGCATGACGGCCACGATCTTGCCAACGCCGGTCACCAACTTCGGCATCGATGGCGGCTTCAGCGACGCCAGGTAGCTCGACAAGTCTATCAACTCGCGTAGCGTCATGGTCGCGATATGCTCCTGCGACATCGGCGAGTTGCCGTCGCGCTCGCGCCATTGGCGGGCCACCACGGCGTTGGGATGGATCACCGACTCGGTGAAATATTCCAACGGATGGAGCGGCCCCATCTGGCTCAACTCCGGCGCGCTATCGAACGGTTCCGGAAACGGCTCACCGTTGATTCTATGACAGGAGTAACACTCGAATTTTTGAAAAATGGCGCGACCCTTGGCGACCTCGCCCTTGGGCATGGTGAAACGCCAATTGGCCGGATGATGCTGTTCGGCGGCATTGATTGTAAACACAGCGATAAAAATACTGAGCATCGTCAGTGCGGACGGCAGCGATAATTTTAAAGACATGGCGACCCTCAAATCGTTGAGAGCAAGACCGATTGTGACCGAAAAATCGGTCGTATGGATTCAATAAGTTAGAAAATCGAAACAGCGCGAGCGCGCTGCTAGATGCGGATCACGGAAAGCAAAAGATGACGAGAACGTTGCGGCGACAGCATCGGACCGGGCGGGCCGAGATTGAATCGCGAAGCGATCAGTCCATGAACCAGAGATAAACCGACCGCGGGGTAATTGACGAGGGCTTGGACGCGGCGATCCGGCTCATGGCAAATTCGCGAGCCGACCAAAAACGCCGCAAATAGATTGGGACAGTGAATTTTTCCCGGATCGGAATGGGACGACGAAGAACCTTGAGCATCATCCTGATGATGACTGCTGCTCGTGCCGCCGTGGACGTTGCCCGCCAATTCCATGGTCATGCTTTCGCAGCCGGTAAGAACCCACACCGCCCCGCCGCAAAATAGCGACAGACAAACAGCGATGGCAAAGACACGCTTCATAATCAAGTAACCGGAAAGTTAACGCATCACCGGGCGGGATTCAAGCCCGGACTCTTCCCCGGCCAATGGCCAACATGAACACGCCGACAACCATTAGCAACAAACTAATCCACTGCGCCTCAGAAAAACCGAACCCCACCGCGGGATTGATGCGCCAGAACTCGACGGCGAAGCGCGACAGGCCGGCGAGTATTAAATAGAGCCAAGCGCTGGTTCCCGGCGCGAGCTTTTTATTCCGCAACGACCAGAGAATCGCAAACACCAAGATGTTCTGGAAAAACTCATAGATCGGCGTCGGATGCACAACCACGCCGGGTGCGTAAGGAATCCCGCTGTTCGGATCCGCCCAGCCGACGATGGCATTTTTGTAGGCCACGCCCCACGGCACATCGGTCACCGCGCCCCAGTCGCCGTCGCCGGCGACATGGCAGCCGATGCGACCAATACCATAGGCCAGCGCTAAAGCCGGCGCCGCGATGTCCAGCCCTAGAAGCGCGGGGATTTTATTTTTGCGCGCCACCCATAAACCCGCGGCCGCGCCGCCGAAAAATCCGCCGTACCAGGTAAAGCCAGCGCCGGTGAAAATATATTTCCACGGCGCCGCGACAAAGCCTTGCCACTCTTCGGCGATGAACAGAATGCGCGCGCCGACGAGACCGCCGATGGCGGCGGCGAAAACGATCGTCGAGGCGAGTTCAGGATCGTATTGATAACGGCGCAACTCGGCACGCACCACCCAGCCGGCGCACAACGCCGCCAGAGCCATGAAGGCGCCGAAACTGTAAATCGTCAACGGGCCAAATTGGAAAAGGATCGGATACATGAAGCTTAGTGCGTCAGTCGCGGTTAGTGAAACAGCTCTAGCAGATCAATCATTGAAAAACAGCACTACTTAATAATTTCAGCGGAGTAAACCACGTCTACCGTGAGCCCAATCTCGTCGCCAACTCGTATGTTTAGCCGGCGCGCGCCCAGACGTTCTTGCCAGATTTCCATTTCATAAACGCCCGCCGGCAGTCCTTCGATAACAAAAAAACCCTTCTCGTCACTGACCGCGAAATACGGACTATCGGTGACGACGATGGCGGCGTTCATCCAAGTGTGCAGCACGTCGCAATCGATTTTTATCACGCCGACGCGATCGAGCCGTTTAGAAACTTGGCGCCACTTCGGCAGCCCAACGTTGAACAAAGTCTCGCTGCCCAAGCGCGCATGCACGGTGTGAAGAATCGGATCGCTGTTCTTGAGCAGCAAAGCGCTGCCCACCGTCGCGACTTGAACGTGGGGCGTGAAGGCACAATGGCTGTTGTCCAGGATCGATTCGCCGGGCGCGACAACTGCGTGCCGTTCGCTGGGACGGAGAATCACCACAGCATTTTTAAGCCCGCCGTCACGCGAGACTAACAAAGTTTCGTTAACAACCGTCGCGCCGCAAAAGCTCCGGCTCTTGAAAACCGGCAGCGCTTTCGGCTTGGTGAAGCTGCCCGCTAGAGTAATTCTGCCGCTAACACTGCCGCCGCCATAAGCCGGCAGCAAAGCCATCTGCAAGAGAGCGATAGCAATGCTAAAAAATTTTCCAAGCGCGATCATATTCAAATTTTTTTCCCGCGCGAAATCCTAGCACCCCGACACTTATTGTCTCGACCACTTTTCTCTGTTACTTGATGGCACCGTGCGCGCCGTCATTCAAAGGGTCAGTGATGCCAGCGTCAGCGTCGGCAGTTCCATCGTCGGTTGCATCGGTCCAGGATTATGCGTTCTGCTCGGTGTCGGCAAGAACGACAGCGAGAGCAATGCCAACGGCTTGGCCGACAAAATAAAAAATCTGCGCATCTTCGAGGACGAGCGAGGAAAAATGAATCGATCCTTGATCGACACCGGCGGCGCCCTGCTCGTGGTCTCACAGTTCACATTGTATGG
This DNA window, taken from Deltaproteobacteria bacterium, encodes the following:
- a CDS encoding c-type cytochrome — its product is MSLKLSLPSALTMLSIFIAVFTINAAEQHHPANWRFTMPKGEVAKGRAIFQKFECYSCHRINGEPFPEPFDSAPELSQMGPLHPLEYFTESVIHPNAVVARQWRERDGNSPMSQEHIATMTLRELIDLSSYLASLKPPSMPKLVTGVGKIVAVMPQSQEVVIDHEEIKGFMDAMIMGYKLASRSQLQGLNPGDVVTFTIETGKRVITKIAKAKK
- a CDS encoding TolC family protein, which produces MRRPNGILLAIFGAVASLWLSGCVAVDLRAGFTEVSETVGARLGVKPTWNNGTELDRAADEKLRELLRAPLNADAAVQIALLNNRELQALYSDLGVAQADLVQAGLLRNPIFNAAVMFPVTGGRPDLELSVVMSFLDILYLPLRQRVAAARFDAAKSRVVGAVMDLAGQTRAAFYAHQANEQLVDLRRTILQSLDAAGEITQRLYDAGNISALDLLRERALAGSARLQLRGAELAARQSRELLNIRMGVWGGQTAWRNLPRLPEIPAAQDGGSIEQLAVTRSLYLVLAQQNIAALGEQLGFDKASALIPELTLGGSAEREASWQVGPVIELPIPLFDQGQGRVARAAAELRRAQQEYYALAVRMRAEARAAQERFDEARERALYYRDILLPLHERIVNETQLHYNAMQLGPVQLLRAREQQIEVAVGYVEALRDHWLAHNDMEQIAAGRLAESSAMKNVLSKGQPMAQERQGH
- a CDS encoding D-tyrosyl-tRNA(Tyr) deacylase codes for the protein MRAVIQRVSDASVSVGSSIVGCIGPGLCVLLGVGKNDSESNANGLADKIKNLRIFEDERGKMNRSLIDTGGALLVVSQFTLYGDCRKGNRPSFIDAAAPAQAERLYEYFSARLGHAGINVANGRFQAHMQVALVNDGPVTFVLEV
- a CDS encoding copper-binding protein, with protein sequence MMTRSKMNKKLVALFSAMVLPACAAYVSQPLSLSHPAHADAPVVPRSALSQTLVYTRADAALSRPAAAAEPGGETVTAEGKVIAAVPSAAQLVVEHGKIEGFMDAMTMGYRVEPPALMDGVKSGDRIRFTIDVPKKAIVKLDKMN
- a CDS encoding prolipoprotein diacylglyceryl transferase translates to MYPILFQFGPLTIYSFGAFMALAALCAGWVVRAELRRYQYDPELASTIVFAAAIGGLVGARILFIAEEWQGFVAAPWKYIFTGAGFTWYGGFFGGAAAGLWVARKNKIPALLGLDIAAPALALAYGIGRIGCHVAGDGDWGAVTDVPWGVAYKNAIVGWADPNSGIPYAPGVVVHPTPIYEFFQNILVFAILWSLRNKKLAPGTSAWLYLILAGLSRFAVEFWRINPAVGFGFSEAQWISLLLMVVGVFMLAIGRGRVRA
- a CDS encoding copper oxidase, yielding MTMSKKISRREILGFAASGLAGGALLLNRGGEAQAQTAPARQRWEKSYSGGSLSIRPLPPALPGKDYRPVMIPNGAALPFKISGGVKVFHLIAEEVDHAFDAGLRAKCWGFNGRVNATVLEAVEGERVRIYVTNRLPVATAIHWHGFYLPNGMDGVGGLTQPYIKPGETVKYEWTMRQHGTLMYHAHHDEMTQMGMGMIGMFVVHPRNPAPEDWVERDFALLLSEWVIEAGTARPNTLKMNDANILTINGKVFPSTAPLVCKTGDKVRLRVGNLSAMSHHPLHIHGHHFRITATDGDAIPLLAQWPETTALIGVGQTRDLEFIADAPGDWPLHCHMTHHVMNQMGHQFPNLVGMKAGGLEEKLRPLLPAYMSMGHDGMDMGRMAEVMPMPNNTISMKGKAGPFGDYISMGGMMTLLKVRDRLKSYDEDPGWYDHPAGTVARQATDSELRADGIDLSGLGADSAKKEIPRQP